A single region of the Phoenix dactylifera cultivar Barhee BC4 unplaced genomic scaffold, palm_55x_up_171113_PBpolish2nd_filt_p 001084F, whole genome shotgun sequence genome encodes:
- the LOC103715792 gene encoding patatin-like protein 2 — protein sequence MASDAEKLANPPPCKGSLVTVLSIDGGGVRGIIPGTILAFLESKLQDLDGEDARIADYFDVVAGTSTGGLVTAMLTAPNKNNRPLFAAEDIPKFYLENSPKIFPQKAGICSSTRNLFSVVTGPKYDGKYLRSIIRELLGETRLHQALTDIVIPTFDIKLLHPTIFSTFEARHAPLKDSLLSDICISTSAAPTYLPAHYFETKDAKGNTRSFNLVDGGVAANNPTLVAISEVMKEILKKNEDFSPFKPMDYGKFLVISLGTGSAKNEERFSAQKASKWGVLGWLYNNGATPLIDIFKQASADMVDIHASVVFQALHSTGNYLRIQDDNLTGKASSVDISTDENLLRLMQIGKDLLKKRVSRVNLETGLSEEVSEDETNEEELMHFAKLLSDERRLRCGKMLEP from the exons ATGGCTAGCGACGCTGAAAAACTTGCAAACCCTCCACCGTGTAAGGGAAGTCTGGTCACGGTTCTGAGCATTGATGGTGGTGGCGTGAGAGGCATAATCCCAGGAACCATCCTCGCCTTCCTCGAATCAAAGCTCCAA GATCTTGATGGAGAGGATGCAAGGATAGCAGACTACTTTGATGTCGTTGCTGGAACAAGCACAGGAGGGCTCGTGACTGCAATGCTTACAGCTCCCAACAAGAATAATCGCCCACTCTTTGCGGCAGAGGATATCCCCAAGTTCTATTTAGAAAACTCCCCTAAGATTTTTCCTCAAAA GGCTGGGATTTGCTCTTCAACGCGTAATTTGTTTAGTGTAGTCACAGGGCCCAAATATGATGGGAAGTATCTGCGCTCGATAATACGAGAATTACTTGGTGAAACAAGGCTTCATCAAGCTCTAACGGACATAGTTATTCCTACTTTTGATATTAAGCTTCTTCATCCCACTATCTTTTCCACCTTTGAG GCAAGACATGCACCTCTGAAAGATTCTCTTCTGTCTGATATATGCATTAGCACATCTGCAGCTCCAACCTATCTTCCTGCCCACTACTTTGAAACAAAAGATGCTAAAGGAAACACGAGAAGCTTTAATCTTGTTGATGGAGGGGTTGCAGCAAATAATCCG ACATTAGTAGCGATCAGCGAAGTTATGAAGGAGATCCTCAAGAAAAATGAAGATTTCTCTCCCTTCAAGCCAATGGACTATGGCAAATTCCTTGTGATCTCTCTTGGGACGGGGTCAGCAAAGAACGAAGAGAGATTCAGTGCACAAAAGGCATCCAAATGGGGTGTACTAGGATGGTTGTACAACAATGGTGCTACGCCTCTGATCGACATTTTTAAACAAGCTAGTGCTGATATGGTTGATATCCATGCATCTGTGGTATTCCAAGCACTCCATTCTACGGGAAACTATCTTCGCATTCAG GATGACAACTTGACTGGAAAGGCTTCATCTGTGGACATCTCTACGGATGAGAACTTGCTAAGGCTTATGCAAATTGGGAAGGACCTCCTCAAGAAGCGAGTGTCAAGGGTGAACTTGGAGACTGGCTTGTCTGAGGAGGTCAGTGAGGACGAAACCAATGAAGAAGAACTCATGCATTTTGCAAAGCTTCTCTCCGATGAAAGACGGTTGAGGTGTGGGAAAATGCTTGAACCCTGA